The genomic segment tctccttcctgatgggtgggggtttccggtagggaacctcttgatgacttgcgagatatatTTCTGCCTGGCTGgctgaaagagtggtgtaattagtgaattaAGGCTCATACTTGGTCGACTTATCGTTCggacccgacttagccttcttctctTCATGGCGgccagacccgttattcccacatttctttccaccattttgaccatttcctccattcttaggaggatcagttgatctgcccggattgtttatgcctttctcctctttctcaattgcgtcatccaatttcatatacttgtccacTCGGCCAAGAAATTGTtggagtgttgaaattggattgcgatgtatactatcccacaaagggctctaataagttatcccagaggatatggcaaccatcttcccctcgtctccgacAGTAGTTGCTTAgttggcctctctcatgaatctctgtatataattctttatagattcatcatttccttgtttgatatcagccaagtggttggcataaacttgaggagtccgagcagcactaaattgtctacaaaattccttcctgaaagtttcccaagaggtaatggaattcgacttgaatttccaataccattcatGGGCAGTATCGGACAATGTAGTAGGGAAAACTCTACAACGAAAATcgtcacttaccccgagcagctccatttggtctcaaatttcccaacatgtcttatgggatatgccttttctgtatatactggcagcacgcgtgctttatactttgccggtggctgggctgctctgattcgggcacaaaatggactgccactcctgtggtctaccgcaTCCATTccggaatgtcgttttgacaaaccttgaacTGCAGCCGTTaacgcatcaagctgggcttggatggctggggtGACCGTCGGGGTCTAAAGGTCTTGACAGTCTGGTCAGGCATTTctatctggtgcactgtcgtcaagtatttctacttgactggcatgGCGGTTCAtatctcgcccttcgaccgggacggtccttctcttgtcactgataacatcccttagatccttccgggaagtgCGTCCTCCTAATCGATCAAACACTGTGCTCTTAGATTTTTCAGAAGGCTTACTGCGCAagacttgctctctcccactacgctgctggccgggatgtagcggaggcttttcggtacgtcccgggcagtcttttcctccttgtgggcTGTTGCCTTCTTTGTCCTTTGACTgatcagtgtgatgactatctgCCTCATCACAACCATGTCCATCTTTAAACTGCGAAGTCTTTTttatctcgaggagtcttggtctgatcctgcctgggtggagtcttcttactgcccgatcggtgacttcctgatctagaagtttatGATCGGTGGCTCCTGAAGGGAGTtatagagttctccctttgtgtcGAGGTAGTTTCGGAGCAGACTCCATCATCCTCTCGACCAGGGGGATTACTCCTATCTCTGTCCGATCCTCGAGAATTGCCTCTGCCAGTGGTCCTTCAGCCTGCATTATTAttccttgctccctgggtggctgctcctcgtgccgcagcctgggcattggcctgggtcaactgggtggccgcttctagagcaagtgcaaCCTCATGATGTCGTCGGTCGGCCTCCTCCTATCGTCGCCTAATCTCTTCACTCCTAGCATCCATCTCTTGTTtttgctgctcgaatgcagccttctgcctggccatttcctcgacgaaagactcctgccgagcattgaattgcatcatctcctcttggaaagcccctattgcttcctggagttgttcaacttctggagtggtctcctagagaaagaccctgggctcagtctctagGTTCTAAGGTCCAGGACATTCtgctctagcaggctcttttgacatACTTGGCTTTTTGGAGGCCATACTGGTGTTCTTGGGAGCCATATTGGTAGGGTAGTAGtgtatttcttctattcaggctctcaatgaaagcacaaaaaatgttgaccacgattttggccaactgcgagtagacgctAAAAACTAcgataaaccttgaatagaagataaatgacacaagtaATTTTATACTGGTTCAGCTCCAAttcgttggtaatagcctaatccacttagagttgtaatatatttGGCCTACACTTTGGATCAGATGAACctaagtcaactgagtttctcaagtgcaaatgaaaagatacaatgtttctctctctaaactttaAGTAAAAATACTCCCAGAAACAACTCCCCCTCAATAATGCCATGAGCCATATATTTATAAGCTCATagatcgtacatgagaaatatcccgcTTTGACGGGGgccttggttgtttcaacaactttaattaatgaataataaacaaattacatcaatatagctattattccaggATGTTTTAGATATTCCCGCGGTAGTTGTGAATGATTCGAGTTGAAGCTGTTACCAAGGCCTTACCGAAGAGTCAGCTAGATGATAACTTCTGAGATAACTAGTCGGCTAAGACAACGCCAAACACACCACCGATCGACATGGGCAAAGAACATCACTAGCCGGCATGGAACATTCTGGTCGGTAGGGGACAGTCTGGTCGGCATGGGCAAAGGGTAGGCATGGAACACACTGGTCGGCTAAGGCAAACACACCTCTGGTCGGCCATGTTTCATCCCTGGTCAAGCATGACACATTTCTGATCTCAACCTTTCTCATTTCCTTAGTCAAGACATTAATAAAAGTGTGTTATCAACTGACACATGTCTATCCAATTGCCACgtcattaaatataaatatttggggataacaatttcaataaaacatttattaatttttaatttgaaataattattttgagaaagaataagaaagagaatataatttaaaataattaaaatctatattttttctttactttttattatttcttaaaataaaaaaataggtataaaagtgcaacaatgtaaaaatattgggaatatttAACGTAAAAATAAATGagtataaaagtgtaacattttgaaaacattgaTTATTTTACTGCTAAAATAAAGATTAGGTATAAAAATtcaatattttgaaaatattaagtattttaatcataatttactttatatttaaatttaaaatttttaaatatacatacataatattatttgattataaTCTAGATAAAAGTATCTTAGAATTTCCATTAAAATTTCATCAATAGAATTGGGTTTAAACGAGATCTTTTatgaaatatattaaaaatataaaattatatttagtaTTACTTAAAATTAAGGTATAAATTTGTATAAAACCAATATTTGACAACTTAGGCAGTCAACCTATCCGAAGGGACccataaatatattttatgtaCATCGAGTTTTGATAAAATTGTAACTCAAGTCTTTGTTAAACTACTTACATGTCGTCTATGAGagggaagaagagaaagagatacGTACTTCTGGAAGAATAGTCATGTCTCTCTCTGTCAACTTTAGCCAACGAAGATGTAGATCGATTTGGACGATTCTATTCAACTGTTGAATTTCTCTAAAGCCAAAATCTGAGACCGAGACACACACGGACTAGTCCTTATTGAGTTAATACGCTCGTATCTGCCTAACGACTCTTCATTTGTTTCATTTGTTTCAGACACCAAAAAGACAAAGACCCTTTGAAAGCCTCTTGCCAAAAACATCTTCTCAACTACTCTGACAACTCAGTATCGGAGAATTCGAAAaggtaacattaaaaaaaaaaatttacttctCTATAGACTATAGTTTGATTTCTTTGTCTGTGTTTTTCCATGCTTGGTATGTTTTCTTTTCTGGGTTTTGCTTGATCTTCAAGTTTCTTTCTTTATCTATTATTCTTAAACCATCTTCCAATCTGGGCCAGGTTTCATTTGTTTTTTCTCAACTGGGTTTTTTCAAACTCATTCTTATTCTTCTCTATTAGGCATTTTTTTTTAGCTTTCTTGTCTTAGCCAATGAAATCTTCATTTGGGCTTTCGTACTTTGGTTTCTTTGTTGTGTGGTCAACTACTATTACCTTTTCTCTCTTACCCTTTGCCCTCCATTTAAAACAACTACTTTCTCTTTGACTTTTTTGGttggtttgtaatttttttaatgtcTTTTTAACATTTTGGTTAACTTAATTGTCTGTTAAACCCTTTGAAAATTTTCATTTCAGCCTATTTGAAGATTGGCTCAATGGGAAGTAAAGGGATCCTCATACACGTATAGCATTTGAATCCCAGAAATGAATTGTTTTTACTACTTCAAGGACAAGGCCAAGAGCAAGCTACAAAGGTCAGCTCCAGAGCTGAAAGAGGAGACCAAATCTGAGTATTCAGGAGCTGATAGTAGGATTATCAAGTCTTCTTGCTCAGCTAATTCGCCACGTGGGATACCGGAACTGTACGAAGAAAAGGCACATAACTTGAGAGTGTTCACCTTCTCTGAGCTCAGAGTTGCCACACATGATTTCAGCAGGCTTCTTAAGATAGGCGAAGGTGGATTTGGCAGTGTTTTTAAGGGTTCAATCAAGCCTGCTGATGGGAAAGGTGACCAAATCGTGGTTGCCATTAAGAAGCTCAACAAAGATGGCTCACAGGTATGATAATAGTTTTGAAGAATATATTCCATATTTTTCTTCATGAATGTTCAAGTTCAAATGCTTTATATTTTCTTTGGACAATAGTATTTCTTTTTTTGGTTATGATCTGTTCATGTTTGGTATTGTATATTACTTTATTATAGGCATAGTTTGTTGAGTATTCTccatgaatattttatttgaaatgctTGACTTCTCTTCAGAaatatactttgttttatttctcttgatTATGATCTGTTCAGTTTGATTTTATATTCTACTAATTTTGATCATTAAACTCTTTGGTGGTTACAATTCTTTAgcactttttttttctcttataaTTCCAAATCTATTTCATATAGGGTCACAAACAATGGCTAGCAGAGGTTCAATTTCTGGGTGTTGTAGACCATCCAAATCTTGTCAAACTTATAGGATACTGTGCTGTGGATGGGGAAAGAGGGATCCAAAGGCTACTTGTTTATGAATACATGCAAAAGAGAAGCTTAGAAGATCATCTTTTCAACAAGGCTTATCCAACTCTTCCATGGAAAACACGACTAGACATTGTACTTGGAGCGGCTCAAGGATTGGCTTACTTACATGAAGGATTGGAAGTTCAGGTTTTGCTCTATCACATTAGTTTCTGTTAGTGTTAAGTCTGTCAAAGTCTGAATGCAGCTCATTTGGGAGGTGGGAGGGTCTAAAATGTAATGTTAGTATCACTATTAAATAACATTTTGGCATTTAAGGTCATTTTCTGAAAATATTGCAGACATTGTTTAGATCTAAGATGTTGTCTCATCTATCCTCTCCCTGAGAACCCCCAATACAAAATTACTTCCTACTTATCACTCCCTTCTGGTTTGAGTGAATATTCTGATCTCATTAGAAAAACTCCTTTGGTATTGCTGTGTCATCAACACTCAAATTATTAAGCCTTTTCCTGGGATTATTCATTTGTAACAGAAACAGCAATGTAAACAAGGCTTTGTTTCTTCCCCTTTTATTCTTTGTGATGTGATGATTTAACCGACATATTTTTCAATTTACTTTCATTAGCACTCTTTTGGTagtgatttttgttttttttagcaTTATTTTTAAATGTTCATGATCGCAGATGAAGTGTATAGCTATTTGGTAACATAATTGCTGTTTATTATCGTAAGGTTTAGGTCAAAATACAAAGTTTATTGTAGTGAATTCTGATCTCACCTTAATGTATGCTCATTATTCACTaactattttttctttttggtaaTGGGGAAGGTGATATTTCGAGATTTTAAAGCCTCGAATGTGTTATTGGATGAGGATTTCAAAGCAAAGCTGTCGGATTTTGGACTGGCTCGGGAAGGGCCAATGGCTGGCCATACTCATGTGTCAACTGCAGTAAGTCTTACCTGAACTTGTTCTTAAAATATTGCATGTTGTAAACATCATTTTTAAAACATTATAACTTCCTCAAAATTTTGTGATATTATTGCAGCCTTGATTACGAGCTTATGTCACAAGTGCAAAGAAATCACTCTGATTAGTTATGATTTTTAGTTGAAAGACAACTAATGGGAACTTTTGTTTGATCAGGTCATGGGAACATATGGATATGCTGCACCGGATTACGTTGAAACAGGTCATCTCACAGCTAAGAGTGATGTGTGGACTTTTGGTGTGGTGCTGTACGAGATTCTTTCTGGCAGGCGGTCAGTGGAGAGGAACCGACCCAGAACAGAACAGAAACTTTTGGAATGGGTGAAGCAGTTTCCTCCAGAAAGCAAAAAATTTGGACAGATAATGGATCCTAGACTTGAAAACCAATATTCTTCAAGTGCAGCCAGAAGAATGGCCAAGTTAGCTGATAGTTGTCTATCGAAGAGCGCAAAAGATCGGCCAAAGATGAGCCAAGTGGTGGAGACATTAAAGCTGATTATGCAAATCTCAGAGAATGGGAATTCTTCAAGTCTCGAGTCCTCTGACAGTAACAAGACTGACTTGGAACCAAAGCCGATTCAGTTAGGCCCGGCAGAGTCATGGAAAAGACGAATGTCACACTTGGAAAAACTAGGCGAGCAAGTTGATGGTGGTAGTAGAAGAAGGTTCATGATCATGCATAGAGCCAAAGTGAATTGATGGCACTGCCAACCAACAATGCCATTGCATTTTGATGCATTCAAAAGCTATACTCAAGTGGCTAAAACTTTGGAGATGGAGGGTAAAATGCTATGCGATAGAGCTGAAATTGATTGGTGGTGTTTTCTATGGAGGTGAAGCACCAGGTTTGTGAAATGGTAATCTTATCAGAAAAATACTAATATGTCCTCTATTTATATCAGCCGTTTCTGTGATATATACTATATAGAGTTGTGAGGAGAGTTGATTAATTATGGGTGCTTCTTCTGATGAAGGTTTGACCAAAGAGAGATTGTGGACTTTGAATCACAAGTTTTGCCAAGTTGTTGACCACTTTCTTTCACTTGTTTCATTAATCTTCCATTACTAATGAGGTCCAATCTCACCCATCAAAAGAAAAAGTATGTCACCACAAGCTCATTCTGAAACTAAGTGCTGTACTGAACTGCATTTGGGACAAGTATATTAAATTTGAGATTATGTTTATTTTCTTGAACTGTTTGTTCTATAGATCATATTATATGAACATgtatattaattttgaaattatgttCTTTTATGAAAAGAGTCTTCTTAGCACTTTTCTGTTTTCAATAGTAGAAGTTAGTGTTCTCCAATAATAAGCTTAAACTAAAGAAAAACCTTTTAGAAACCACATTTGCCACGTTCACATTTACTTTTTCAAGAAATTATCAATTAATGACCATTagttcctatatatatataaataagagttTCATATCATTGTTTCTGTGCATGAGAATTTCAAGTGGTTATTCATTTGGATTCATTTAATGTGCATGCTAAGCTTTAATGGATCTTATATTGAAAATGGATGGATTGGAAATTTGGAATAAATTACTTGAATGTGAGTTAAAATCTATTGGTTATTGCGATCCTCCAAAGAAAAATGAAAATTACTAAATTTAAAGCACCAGATTATATATTTATAAGGTCACAAGAAAAATGTATTGTCATATGAAAAATTCTATGTATTATTAGTTTATGTATCAATTTTTATGTGAATATCTTGTGAAAAGAGTTTCTGTTAATAGCAGGTGCTTTATTTGATGAATAAGGTGGCAAGAGGCACTACATGTGGATATTGGAAAAGAAGTTTTCTGTTTTTATATTGAGAAAAGAATATCCATTCATTGAAAGAGATCAAACATTCGATAAGATTTATAATAAGTTTTTCTAAGCAGTTTTGTTAGAAATATGACTTCAAGAAACCAATACAATTTCACCGAGATCACAACGCACTCACCGGGTGTTTGGGTTTGTGAAACTAAACTAGTGTTTATTATGATTTTTAGTGAAAAGTTTATGTTTGTGTCTATTTTTGGTCTTTTATTTTTAGGGTAATCTTAAACTCTTCAGTGGATCgtgggcttttttttttttttttttttttttctttccatttttgaAGGTGATTGCAAATTGCTCCATCCTAGGTAAATCAGTTGTCTGGGAGATTGCAAATTGCAGCAAGGCTATCAACAATGCCACCAAATCCTTCATAGGCTGCTCCCTTAATCACATTAGTAGACAATGCAACTTCTTCAACCCACACAATCTCCCAATATGGACAAAATGTTGTAACTCCTACGGGACCTTAGAGACTATCCCCCTGGGATCTTTTGTAATTCTAAACAATGGAACTCTATTGTATTTTGATATTCTAATCTATGAAGTTGAAATCaagtttcaaaaataaaatataaaacactTAGTTTGAGATTTCCTTAATCTCAATCACTCTCTATTAAAGCCCACCAAATAAAATGGTGCACCAAACTTCACTCAAATTGTCTTACTAGTATTTATGGTCATGTTTGCTTATagctaaaaatataaaataagtaAAACCATTGACTTATTTTGTTATGTTTAGATAACTATTTTCTAAATATTTTttagagtttttttttaatatttataggTTTTTAAATgttgttttacaaaaatatagacatttaatttttctattttttataacTTTTTGATTTGGAAATTCATATttatgagattttctttcccataaatttgaatatatatataattatgcaacatttttttatcatagttatgttttttttttatttttgaaagtaattttatttttcaattttatatttttttccttcattttttattattgttatacccaaaaaatggagaatgcattctagaagagctaaggggagtgatcctaggagaccccaaggaggatgtggtcttaggagaccccaaggaggatgtggtcctaagagaccccaagggtgtgtaggaggcaagcctcccaaggtttcctaagtgttggctcgaacgtgtccaaggtaagtagctaaggaggaggagtctcatgcaagaggaaggagacttagattttgataaggagagcctatacaatgttcgatcggacatgtttgggagatgctaaaggagaatgccttgaccTTGTCCAATGTGAGATGTTAagaaggaggttgcctcaatgttgtctaAGGTGAGGCACCAAGGAgattgcctcaatgttgtccaaggtggggtgccaaggaggttgcctcggaccaccttggtccgaggagaagcaaggagattggttcaaggaggaacatggcatgctagaggagagtgccatgttagaggagagaagtgcatgtcctaccaccatgcacgttcgacccaccaaaagcatgtcctaccaccatgcatatcctaccaccatgcatgttcaaccagcacttgcatgggtagtgagtaggaggtggaccaactagctagaggagactaagtcagacacaacttcaacaacatgcgcgggaatctcccattcttcccacaaatggggagtttgttacattttgaattttgaatgtttatttgtaatataaatgtaataaatataataaaatatccctattataaggggatatcagttgaggatcccatctctataaatagagagcttatgagatgagagaggggtTCCTTCTGCTTCttatttctagagagagaaaattgggtccgtctattctagagagagaaagtgctgaaataagagagaattcttgtatttttcacaatttgtactgaagaaactcagttagctcagtccatctgatcttgagtatatgTCTATAAATCACaattctaagtggattaggctattaccgacaatcggggctgaaccactataaaaatctcctgtgttatttacttttcttgtttataccgtctgttgtcgtttttatttctcttgaaggcttgtcgttattgacgttctcacgtcgttggctaaaaagacagtcaacaattattttttagtttttttccttcctttttttttttcatttttttctactaattctttccttcatttttttttcatttttattcatttatctatttttttctttcatttgtattgttttttttttttttttcagttttctttcttttttttttcttcatttttgtatttattcttttttgttttcattttttttgttttttctttttttacacATATGAgcctttttttctttcattttttctacaaattttttcctttatttatttttctttccattttccattatttttcttcttcttc from the Humulus lupulus chromosome X, drHumLupu1.1, whole genome shotgun sequence genome contains:
- the LOC133803322 gene encoding probable serine/threonine-protein kinase PBL19, which encodes MNCFYYFKDKAKSKLQRSAPELKEETKSEYSGADSRIIKSSCSANSPRGIPELYEEKAHNLRVFTFSELRVATHDFSRLLKIGEGGFGSVFKGSIKPADGKGDQIVVAIKKLNKDGSQGHKQWLAEVQFLGVVDHPNLVKLIGYCAVDGERGIQRLLVYEYMQKRSLEDHLFNKAYPTLPWKTRLDIVLGAAQGLAYLHEGLEVQVIFRDFKASNVLLDEDFKAKLSDFGLAREGPMAGHTHVSTAVMGTYGYAAPDYVETGHLTAKSDVWTFGVVLYEILSGRRSVERNRPRTEQKLLEWVKQFPPESKKFGQIMDPRLENQYSSSAARRMAKLADSCLSKSAKDRPKMSQVVETLKLIMQISENGNSSSLESSDSNKTDLEPKPIQLGPAESWKRRMSHLEKLGEQVDGGSRRRFMIMHRAKVN